AGACCCCAACAAACCACTCTGCTTCCCACAGGGCCAGAACCTGCTCAGGACACCTAGTGCGGGGCCGGGGGCCAGTGGCCCAGGCAAGGTCCAAGGCTTTCTGGAGTTCCCTGGACCCCAGCTTGCTGCAAGGCTCTGGGGAGAGGCAACAGGGCAGTCCTGGGCTCTAGTCTGGCTCTATTCCACATGCTCCCAGGCAGACCCTCCACCCTCTTCTCTCTCAGACCTCTGAGGTGCTATGGAGGGGCGAGGGTCACTGGGGGGTGGTGTCCACAGGTGATCTCCTCGGGGAGCGGGTCATAGATGCTGCAGTTGGGCGTGGGACCCTGACAGTAGATGTTGAGGTAGCCACGGTACTGCTCCCTGTATGTCTGGTTCTTGAGGCACAAAGCCACACTCTTGTCACACTCACACGTCTGCTTGTCACACTCTGTCTCGTTGAGCTCGCCTGTCGAGGAAAGGGGACCACAAGGCTGTGTGTGTCTACTGAGCCTGCCACTGTCCCAGCTTGGGGTGGTGAGGCTGGCCATTCACTCCCACTCCCAGCCCTGATGTCAGGGGGGCAACTCACTGCAGACGACCACAGTGTCATTCTCGATTGTGTGGTCATAGTGGTCCACATAGGGGCGGCAGCCCTGGTCAAAGAGTTTCTGGTAGCAGCAATCATGGGCATGGCAGCACCTGGGGGTGGCAGAGGTGAGCGGGCACAGGCAACTAGCTAGTCTGTCTCCCCCAGCAGAGATCTAGGATCATCTGTTCCAGACTCTGTTGGGCCAGACTTAAGAAATGTGACCCAGAGAGAGACAGTTTCTGCCTGATGTCACACAGTCAGGCAGAGCTAAGGCTAGTGCTCTGGGTTCTTGTCCTTGCTCCTGCCTCTTTGTCCTAACCCCAGGGCTCTCAGCTCCCCCTTGGAGCCTGGGATACAGTTGTGGAGGGATTGGGTGATCCAGTAATGAGGtcctggaaggagggagggtgagCCTGGCTCTAAGTCAGTGGAGAAGAACTCCAACTGTATGCACAGGCTCTACCTGGCTATGCCTGATGGCCAGGGAGAGTCAGTGGacattgggaggatggaggacaGGAGCAATGCAGAGTGGCTGTTCCCACCACCTCTGGAGGAGTGGGTCAACTGTCAGCATGCATTTGTTAGGCTCCCAGTGACACCAGACTTGGTGCTTATTGCTGCTCAGGGTTAAGAGCAGAAGCCGTGGCTTCTAGAAGCTCCCAGTCTGATGGAGTTGGGACAGACCTGCCCTCCAGAACCTCCAGTCTGATGGGAGCAGGCGTCACAGCCCTTGCCTTTGGAGAGCACCAGCTGTGTGACTGGTgctctcatgtgtttttttttttgcggggggaggGCAGAACAAAGGTTCCTTCCTGGAGGGAGGAGGGGCCGAAATATTTCTACCTTGGAGATGGACATCAGAAAGTGTCTAAGACAAAGATGAGGCTCCTGGCCACCAGCTTGTGAAACAAGCCAGGTCCTTTGGGGAGAGGCCCTCTTCCTCCTTGTGGAAATGAAGGTCAATCTGACCTTCAACTGTCCCCAGTTGGTCCTGACAGGAGTCTGGGGTCTCTGGCACCTACCAGTCCACCTCGTCCATGGGCTGACCACGCCCCCCCAGCCCGCAGTAGCAGCCGTAGCCCACAAAGGCCAGGATGGCACTTTTGCCCGTGACAGTTTCCACCATGGACTTCAGGTTGAACAGGCTGCCATTGGCCGTGGACACAACTGCAAGAGAACCAAGGGTGTGAGTCCTGCTTGGTGACTGTTGCCAGCTGACCTAGGCTCAGGGACAGGGGGAGAAGAGAATAGGGGGTAGAGGTAGATGGCACAGCAGaacaggaggaaagaagaaaactagctGGTTTGCTACCCAGAGCCCTACCCTAAGCTCAACAGCCCTGAGAAACTACTGTAGCTGATATTAGCCGAGGGCTTGCTCCATGCTTCCATTCAACAGCTCAGTGGATGGTCACTGCAGCCCTATGACTTgtgatcccattttacagataaggagactgaggctggagcACTTAGTAGCCCACCTACAGTCCTGTTGTCATAGGCAGTGGAGACAAAAATCTGGTCCCAGGCCTATAGCTTCCTCACACATGGTCTCTGCCACTTGGCTGCTCAGACAACTTACAATGGAGTCACATTCTGGTGAATCCATCATAACTTGAAAatgtaagtcaaaaatgcatttctgACATGTAACCTACCAAACATGCTGGCTTGACAGCACAGTCCACTGCAGAGCATCCAATGTTCCCTCTTGTGGGAAAACATTGCAGGACTGACAGGTGCTGCAACTGTCTCAGTATCACcagcttggaaaaaaaaatctatattcaaaatTCCCTGTCTGGTTTCTACTGCGTGTGAGCTGCATTTGCACCACGATGTAGTCAAAAAACTGTTTAAGGATCTGGGCATGAAGCTCAGTTGatagagcgcttgtctagcatgtaagAGGCTCTGGTTCAATCCTGGGCACCGCAAAGAAAAAGTTTAAGTCAAACCATTCCGAGGTCACAGACCATCTAAACATGCTCCCCAAAGAAGGGCTGCCCAAATGCCTGGTGGGCCAGAGGGAACTTCACAAAAGTCGCATGCTTTTGTGAATGGCAGGAATTTGATTCTGGGTCCTTCTACTCCCTTCCTGACTTCTTCTTGGTGTCCCTGCCCTTTGCGGGGAGTCAGGGTCTCCACTCCTGTCCTGGAGTTGGTGCATCTCAGGATTATGTACAGACAGAGGAAGCAATAGTGCAAGGACACTTCTTCTAGCAGCAAAATCAGTTTCCAGGCCCATAACAGGCCCACTAGGGATGCATTCTTCCCTCCCCACTTCTCAGTCTGTGGTCCCCACCAGTGCCAGTCTCTGCAAGTGTCTGTGCTTCCTCTGCATGGCCTCCTGGCTCAGGGCTGGGTTGATGCAACAAGCCTAGTACCTTCAGTCCTTACCTGACAAAACTGCCCCATACCAGCAGGCGATCTGCTTTGTCctcattttattgatgaaaaaACTAAGGCTCAGTAAGGAGAGGCCTTGCCTGGGTGATACAGGTTGGAAGTGGCAGAGCCCGGATAGGAAGCCAGGTTTGTTATCTCTGAGTTGGGATGCTAACCAGCACATAGTGTAGACCCTGCCTGTGACCTCCACCCCTGGGCTTCTCCAGCTGTGCCCAGAGTTTGGTGCCCAGCTCAGCACCTGCCTCCTGCTCTCTCCACATCTGTCACCTGCCCCACTGTATGAACAAGGAAATGTTCCAGAAAGAGAGGAGGCCAAGGATTTCAGAAAGCAGAGGCCAGATGGACCCCAAAGACTGCTCTTGCTTACTTCTTGAGACATGGCAGTCCGGTATCTCTACTGACAGGAAACTCACCACTTTACTACACCTTAGTGGGAAGAGCTCAGACTTGGGAATCATATAGATCTGTGCCAATGTCAGGACTAGGGACAATGACCAGAGGTTTAAGTGCCACCATGAATGTGCACAGAGTGTCTGACCCAGGCAGTGCCTTGAGAGGGAACCTGACTGCTGTGAGGACTGCTGCCTCTTTCCCCCTTCCTGCCTCATTCCCAGCAGCTGTACAGATGTTACCCTGTGAGAGGGCAGCTCAAGGTGCTCCTAGCATCAGCAACCACAGGGCAAGAGAGAGAAGCATACccagccccccccccacacacacacttgctgTCATCACTTCGCCTGTAGAACACTCATACTCTCCTCTACAAACCGCATACACTTTGTGCTTACACTCTTACAAACGCACCCACAGGCACCTCACAATACATCTGTGCTACACTCACTCACCTTGCACACCTCCACACACGTTCACCCTCATGTGCATTACAAATCTGCTTGTGCACAAAGCCCCTTGGGGAGAATCAGTGGCCCAACCAAAGCCCACAGGCACACTTCAGGCAGAAGAAGCAAAGCCCATGTTCAGTCAGGCCAAAGGCTCTGCCAGACCAGTGGTTTGGGCAAGAAGCAGGGGCTAGTTTTCTAAGTAACAGGTCACCTTGCCTGAATGCAAACAACCCTTTCTCCTGTTCAGCCACCTTGAACCTTGtctttgtttctgacatttatttcttttcctcaaacCAGGCTGTTTTCAGGTGGTGTTCAACAGGCTGCGTGAAAACCCAGCGTCGGTGTCAGTGCAATCCCATGCACCCAAGGCCCCTGCCACAGGAACACCTGGATGCACAGTGTGTCAGGAGACACTCAGCCATCCTGCAGGGCAGCTGCCCCCTATTCACTATGTTGGGAGTACCAGCCCTGGAGAAGAAGCTCACAGGCACACACTCACCCTACCCAATACACATGTGTGCAGAACTGTACACCCCATGATCAATGAGCACTCCGGAGACACACACCACAATTAACATACATTCACACAGAGACACAGGCTCACACACTCAGGGGCCAATGCTGAGACACATTTCACTGACATGTGTTGTGCACAGCCATCTCCAGAAGCTCAGACACACCTACACAACACGCAGAGACATGTGTCTAGCTGCACACAAACTTGTTAACTCCTGCCGCCATGTACACTCACTGATAGGCACGCTTAGGTACACAAACGCTGGCAAACACCACCATTTTACGATGCTTGCTCAGCTCTGCACAGCTCGTAAATGCCAAAGGCCCCTGGCGTGTTTACAGGTGGCCAGAGAAGCAAACAGCCCAGAGGAGAGGATGAAGCCTGAAAGGAAGTGGAGgcccaaagaaaggaaggaaccaCCTGACCAGTGGAACCATAGTGGAAGGGCCCAAGTTTACAGGGGAAAGGTTGGAAGGGGGAATAGGGGTCTCCCCAGAACCCATGCTCACCACTGCCTGCCAGGACGGCGATGGCAATGAATTTCTTCACACCCAGGCTGGACCTGAGAGAGAGGAGAGCCAGAGTCTGAGTCCCTCCCCACCACCTTCTTGCATTCTGGGCCTACTGCTCTTCCTGGGTCTTACCACAGGTGCCCACCCATGCTGTCCCTTGATGTCCCACTTGCTGTCACCCTAGCCCTATGATCGCTACCTCTCCATCTACCCTGTGCCTCCTGGAGACACACACCCTAGGGCAGCAGAGCCAGAAGACACCAGAACCAACTTCCCTCCATGTGTCAGCTTCTAAGAAGCCACTGTCTCGGACCCGAGTCAACCCCTCTGGTCCACACTCCAGGGAGTCCTGGGACCAATAGTCATGTCACCCAGGCCGCCAGCTGAAACTGAACCCGGAGCCAAGAGACCTGGGTCCCTGGATTCTAGTTCCAGCTCTGCCTCCAAAATGCTGAGTGGTCACAAACAGCTCTCTCAGCCTTGGCCTCTCTGGCCCTCAAATGCCCTGTGCGGGTTGATTAAATGATCCCCTTCTAGTCCTCCTAGCACTGAAAACGCAGTGACACATCTCAGCCCAGCATTCAGAGACTCCGAGCTCTCCTTTCTGGAAGCTGATTCCtcaccctcctccctgccccgTCCATGGTGGGCTTGATCCCTGGGTGGCAGGTACCTACCTGGAGATTCTCCAAGGAGGGGAGGCCCTGAGGCTTGGCCCCCTCCCCTCAGAGGAGCGTCTAACCAACACCTTCTTCCTGAACCCTTTGGGGTTGGCCTGCGCCCCATCTGCCATATCCTGGGTTCTGGGGGGCCAGCGACATAGGGCTGGGAAGGTCCTGGATGTGCTCAGAAGGCTCTGGGGAGCAGGCCCCAGCTTCACGCTGCCACGCACACTGGCAAGGTAGTGCTGGGGCAATGCCCCTGGGCAGGAGGCAGGTGACAGATGCCCTAGAAAAGGGAAGCtccacctcttccctcccactgctGTAGCCCTGCCCACAGCTGGCTGGTAAAGTCCCCACTCCCAGTGTGCTGGAGCCTGGCCCCCTGGGGGGGTATACAGGTCTGACCAGGAGTTGGCCCCTCCCTATACACCTGAAAGGAAACTAGCAGGAAGTCCTCTCCTTCCCTATCTGGAAGatgctaaagagaaaaaaaaaaaaatcattcaattaTACTTGTCAGAGCACTGTAAGGTGGACTCTATTTAGGGAGGGTGGGGGATCACGTTTAGGTATAGGGTGGGGAAGAGAGATCAGACTCAACTCCAGATACAACAAGGAAAAGAGAGTTTCTAGCTAAGCAGAGGGCGGGGGTCAGTGGATGAAAAATTACTAAGAGAATACATTAGGGGGAAGGGGCTTCTAGCTAAACTAACTTAGCAGGATCCTTGCTGAAGGAGCCAGGGTGATCAGACGTaactggtggtggtgggggtggaggttGAGGAACTGATTGGATATCGAAGGTGATCAGATATGGTGGCAGATTGTGGCTAAACCAACTTAGCAGGATCCTTGCTAAAATTAGACAATGAAGAGACACACGTGGAAGTCCAACGTCCAGGCCTACTTAAAAAGAGTTCAGAGGAGTCCAAGTGGAGCTTGGTCAAGGAGGTTTTTGTGGGGGACTCCTGCTTATAAGACATCTATCTGGAAGGTACTTGGTCCAGAATCTGGAAAGGACTCCCCACTCACATCTGGAAGGGGGCTTCATTTGTTTGAAAGCAGATCAGGACCTATCCCACCCAGGCTGGGACTGCAAGGGCATGTGTATTGGGCTCAGCTCTGGAGAGAAGGATTTCTCAGCCTTGGCAGGTCTGGCCTAGTTGAGAAGACCTCCATGTGATGGGGCTGTCCAGTACACCTCTGGTCTCCAGGAGCTGCCCTCCTCCCCATAGTTGTCACAACCAAATATGTCTCTGAACATTGCTAAGGGGACCCTTACAGACACCATTGCTTCTGGTGACAGGCCTCGTGGGCCAGGGAGCCAATTGCTTCTTGTTAGGAAGTGGGGGATGCATGGGAGAGGTGGGGCGAGAGAGCAGAGGGAGGTCCCTTGTCAGACTGAGCAGTTGGACAAGTGGGGCTCCAATTCTGGCACCCCCTTCCTGGCTGAGACCTTGACCAGCAGGCTCCCTTCCCTGCTGTCTGTGTCCTCAGCTGTTGGGAGGGTGGACCAAGGGTGCACAGAGTAAGGCTTGTATTGGCCACGGTCAAGTGTCCTGTGCTGTGGGACATGTGGCAGGGCTCAGTTTTAATGACCTGATAGTTACGAGGTAGAGATTGATCAGGGCTTTGAGGTGAATTGGGAGGGTGTGAATAGGGAAAGAACTCGTGGAAACTGACACTCCAAATGATCTCTCACCTACACATCAGTCCTCTCCATGTCCCAAACCTgctgacaagggacagaaagggCCCTGGGGCTTCCATGTCTAATCCCAGCTTTGCCAACTTCCTCTTCTGGCTATTCCAAACCAATGAACCCATCTCACATGTTGttcattccctctcccccctccctgccctcaCCCAACTTCCTCTCTATTGAGCTAGTTCCCTCCCCTTCCCAGGAAGTTATTCTGGAAACATCCCTCTGCATCCAATCACACATTCTTACATAGGAGGGTGTTAATTTGCACTTGCTTATGCATTCCTTTGCAGATACCTGTATATGTTTTGATTTGTGGATCCTGACACCTCATTCAGACTAGGGAGCCTGGAGAGCAGGGTACCTTATTTCCTACCAGGACCCAGGAGTTCCCTGTGGGACAGGGTTTTCTTTGCCTCATCAAACTGGGAGTGACAAGGCAGGTGTCCACCATCACTTGCCTGTACACGCTGGACTTCTACTTTTGCCTCCATGTTTGCATATATCTCTTAATGAGACCACCATGCCTCCAAAAAGGAAGAACGGAGACTTAAGGCCCAGTATAGTCCCCACGATGAACATACAGCCTCCACCTGCAGGTAGCTGGGAGTCAGTCAGATGTACATCCAGGCCAGGGACCTCTGAGAGCCTGTGCCCAGCACTACTGCCACTTTGTGTTCAGGAATTCCCACTGGAGGTGCTGGTCAGGCTGCTCTTCAGAGAGacctgattctccaggggaaGGATGGGCTCTTCGCTCCCCGCCCTCCCCCTACCAAGCACAGTGTGTTCAATAATCACGTCAATAAGAAACTGATccacccagaaattccacttctgggtttGTTAACCAAGATACAAACCTGAGTTGTTTCCAGAGATAGATACAGAAGAACACTAACTAGGGTGCTTTTATGAGCTCTCCCTGCAAAACAGAAGCAACCAAAGTAAAGGGATTAGTTCAGCAAATTATTAACCACCCATCTACAATCATGTTTTCTATGAATATTTGATAATACAAAAAATTGCACCTTTATGGACGGAGTtatagcaattatttttaaaagagaagattGGTGTGCGCACATATAAAAGTCAGCAGGAAAGAGATATATAAAACATTAGTAATGTAATTACTAATGTTACTAATTACTAATTAATTAGTAATGTAGAATGGTggtttttatattcttatttgtaatttttgtattaatataaatataacaatatattcaacaactaAGATAAAATGGTCAATTTTCTTTGAAGACACAAACTCACTCAACTGGAAATACCCTTGTATCTACTAAGGAAATTGGATATGTAGTGTAAACCTTTTCCATGATCAAACTCCAGGTCCAAAGGCCCTTACTTGCCAAATACTCAAGTTAGAAACCGTGTGGATTGTATCAGTTTGCTAAGACTGCTACAAGATACCATAGACTGGGGGCCTTACATGTTTCTCtcctcacagttgtggaggctggaagtccaggaTGAAGGTGCTTCATTCTGAGACctctccagcttgcagatggctgccttTTCACGGTGTCCTCTAGTGGTCTTTCCTAGGTGTCCACAAACCCTTGCATCTCTTTGTGtctccaaatttcctcttcttataggGATATCAGTTATGCACAAAGGTTGGCTTCCACTTTTGGGGGAAATCAAGTGAATTAGGGCCTACTCTCATTGACTTAATCAGCCCACTCTCATTTTGACTTAATCGCCTCTTTAAAGGGCCTATCGCCAAATACAATCACATTCTGCTGATGTACTGGACATTGGGGCCTCAATACATGAAGTCTGAGGGACCCAAGTTAGCTCACAGCACCAAAGATATACAAACGCCTCAGAAAATACAAGTGGAGGAAATGTTTCCCAACTTAGTAGTCACTATTGTTCTGATACAAAGCCAGATAAAACATTACCAGTAAAGGAAATTACAGGCTAATATCTCTCATGAATGtagatacaaaaattcttaacaaaatattgACAAACAAATCTGATaatatataaacagaaaaatataccATAGCCAAGTCAGGTTTATCCCAGAAATGAAaggttgattaaaaaaaaaaaaaggttgatttaaaaaaaacaggcagtgtagggcaggggggagaaatgacccaagccttgtatgcacatatacaataataaaagaaaaaaataaattaaaaaaaaaacaggcagtgtaacacaccacattaacagactaaagaagaaaaacgCCATattatcatctcaataaatgtaacaaacaaaacagaatcaACCAACAAACACCATTTGTCAAAATCCAGCATTCATTTCTGATTGAAAAATTGTCAGCAAACTTAGCTAGGTGTAGCAGCCGGCtcagagactaaggcaggagggtcatgagtccCATCTAGCCTGGACTGcatatgagtttgaggccagcctgggctacctagaaaGACCCTGCCTCAACAAAACACAAGACAACAGTAACAACCAGAACAAACGTGTCAGCAAACGGAGCTAGAAGGGAACTTCCTCAAAGAGGATCTACAATAAGCCTATAGCTAACATCGTGCttgatggtgaaaaactgaatgcATTCTCCCAAAATTGAGACAAAGATGGAAGAGGTCCACTTCCTCCACTTCCATTCAATATTGTGCTGGTGATTTTAGATAGTAAGGTAAGAAAAGAACTCAGacacaaagagaaaagacattCAGATTGGAAAGGAAGGAGTAAGATAGTCTCTACAGCCATAAACATAATTTTCCATGTAAAAAATCCTGTAGGCCCTTTTGGCTACCTGACCATCAACGGTCATGTGCATTCTTCTGTCTTATTGTGGCAGTGTTCTCACCTGGCTGAAGTTGACACTTGATGACATAAAGGAGAAGATTTACAGACTGGCCAAGAAGGGCCTGACTCCCTTGCTAATCAGTGCGATACAGAGGGAACCACACAGTGCTGCACAAGAATGGTTTGTGGTGGCCAGTAAAAGCTTAAGATTTCCTAAGTccaagagctgggggcatggctcaagtggtagaacgcctccctagcaagcacagggtcctcagttcaaactccagtaccaccaaaaaaaaaaaaaagaattcctaagTCTAAAGAACTTGCTTCCTGACCTTCCTCAGGATCTCCTCCACTCAATTAAGAAACTGGTTGCTGTTTGGAGCATCTTGAGAGGAGGAACAGACAGAATGAGGAAGTTAAGTTCTGTATGGTTTTGATAGAGAGGCAAATACTGATTAACTTAATCTTAGAAGCCCAAGTGAGTCTCCCCCTCAAATGGAAATATGAGTCATGCACTGGTTGCATAAATTTATCTCTGCACTCAAGCAACAAAATCATTGTTTAACTAGAAACAAAAGCTCTTGTAGAATCTATAAAAAGCTACTGGAATTTATAAACAAGCTTAGCAAGCTTGCAGAATATaagatgaaaatacaaaataatagtaATTGAACTTCTATAAACTAGCAATAATTggaaattgaaaaatttaaaatacattatgaaatatttaaggatgaaattgataaaaatatggaacatttgtacatgaaaagtTTTAAAGCAATGCTCAAGGAAGACCAAAATAAATTGAGGGATATACCATGTTCATGAGTCAGAAAACTGAATATTGTTGAGATGTTAATTCTCCCATTGGCTATATGGACTCATGGCACTTTCAAACTGCTAACAGACTTTTCTTGTTGAGATCGACAAGCTGactctaaaattcacatggaaattaAAAGTATCTAAGATAGACAAGCCAATCATAAAAAAGGGGGCTGGGTGTGATGTACAcatctgcaattctagctacatgggaggctggcCCCCAGAAAAAAGTataagaccatatctgaaaaataactaagcaaaaaggggttggaggtgtggctcaagtggtagagtgcttgcttagcaagcatgaggccctgagttcaaaaccctagtaccacctgacacccccccaaaaaaaatataaaaagaaaaataaagttgcaGGAGTTAGGCTCCCTGATTTTTAAGAATTATGAAGTTACTGTAATCAAGACACTGTAGAATTGgtataaaaatagagaataagaTCAATGGAATAGATGATCCAAAATTAGACTGACACATACATGTGTGTCATTTTTAACAATGATTCAAAGTCAAGTCCATAGAGGAAAATTTTTTTCAACAATAGTGCTAGGCAaagtattatttctattattagaaagaaggaaagaaggaaggtgggggagaaagggagaaagggaagggaagagaagggaaggaaaagaaagttaaaaaaaagaatttcaatccATTATCTTTCACCATAGATAAAATTTAAGCAGAATAGATCATAGTTCAACAGCGTATTGCATAATTAGGCAGAGAAAGAATGATCCTTTCAGCAAAGGTTGCCAAGATAGCTGGATATCCAAGTGTGAAAGAACTGAAGTTGAACCCATTCCTCACACCTCACACTAAAGTTGACTCAGAATGGATCAGAGACCCACATGTAAGCTATAAAAGTCTAAGAAGAAAACAGGAGTAAATCTTTGTGCTGCTCAGTTGAGCAATGGTTTCCTAGATAGCATTCCAAGCACGAGACACATAcattaaaaaagataatttgaactttattcaaatttaaaacttttgtgctACAAACTTAAGAATatggcctggtgccagtggcttacgcctgtaatcctagctactcaggaggcagagatcaggaggatctcagttcaaagccagcccagggaaatagttccatgagaccctatctcaaaaaaacccttcacaaaaaagggctggtggagtggttcaaggtgtgggccctgagttcaagtcccagtactataaaaataaataattaaacaaaggagttgggcgccagtggctcacgtctgtgatcctagctactcagaatggcagagatcacgaggatcatggttcaaagcccaccagggcaaatagttcatgagactctatctcgaaaaacgcatcacaaaaaagggctggtggagtgactcaagtggtagagtacctgcctagcaagcgtgaggccctgaattcaaacccctagtactaaaaaaaaataagaagaaggaggaaattaaaaaggtaacacacagaatgggagaaaatcacaTCTGATAAGGAATGTGTACCCAGAATATATGAAGGAGTCTTAGACCTCTACAGTAATAAGataataacccaatttaaaatgACAAAGGATTCGAATagctatttctccaaagaagataaacTGATGACCAGTA
The sequence above is a segment of the Castor canadensis chromosome 7, mCasCan1.hap1v2, whole genome shotgun sequence genome. Coding sequences within it:
- the Pla2g2f gene encoding group IIF secretory phospholipase A2, whose protein sequence is MADGAQANPKGFRKKVLVRRSSEGRGPSLRASPPWRISRSSLGVKKFIAIAVLAGSVVSTANGSLFNLKSMVETVTGKSAILAFVGYGCYCGLGGRGQPMDEVDWCCHAHDCCYQKLFDQGCRPYVDHYDHTIENDTVVVCSELNETECDKQTCECDKSVALCLKNQTYREQYRGYLNIYCQGPTPNCSIYDPLPEEITCGHHPPVTLAPP